The DNA segment CGTCCAGGTGGTGCGCCAGGATGGCGGAGGCCTGCGTCAGAGCGTCGTCCGGCGTAATCCGGCCATCGGTCCAAATCTCGAGCACCAACCGATCGTAGTCGGTCCGGTTGCCGACGCGCGCGGCCTCGACGGCGTAACGCACGCGGGTCACGGGTGAGAACAACGAATCAATCGCAATGACACCGATCGCCTGACCCGCTTTCTTGTTTTCGTCGCCGGTCAAAAAGCCGCGCCCGACCTTGACGGTCAGTTCCAGCTCGAGCTTTTTCTTTTTGTCGAGCGTGCAAAGCACTTCGTCCGGATTGACCAGCTCAATGTTTTGATTGAGCTGAATATCCCCGGCGGTCACTGTTCCCTCCTTGTTCACCGAAAGCAACAACACCTGTTCATCGCGGGTGTGCGCCTTGAACTTGAGTTTTTTGAGGTTCAACACGATTTCCGTGACGTCCTCCACCACTCCTTCAACGGTGGCAAATTCGTGCATGGCGCCATCTATCTTGATGGCGGTGATAGCTGCGCCTTCCAGCGAACTGAGCAACACGCGCCGCAACGAATTGCCGATGGTGTGACCGTAACCGGTTTCAAACGGTTCGGCGACAAATTTGGCATAAACCTCCGTCGCGCTTGACTCATCCTTGGTCAAACGCTTGGGCATTTCAAAACGACCGAGACGTACTGGCATGATTTCCTTTCAACAATTTTAATCTGACGCCGCCGCCGTTATTCCCGCCAACGACCGCGTCCGTATAATTGTATTGCAAAAGTTCCGCAGCCGCGGAACGGGTTGTTGTTTAACGGGAATAAAATTCGACCACCGCTTGTTCGTTGGCGATGGGGTTGATTTCCTCACGCGTCGGCACGCGCATCACCACGCCTTTGAACTCGTCCTTGTTCAGGGCCAGCCAATCGGGCACGGCGCGGCTGGTGGATAATTCCAGCGCCCGCGTCGCCATTTGATGAGATACCGTGGTGTCCTTGACCGTGATCACGTCATTCACCTTGAGGGCGTAGGAAGGAATGCTGACTTTGCGTCCATTCACCGCCACGTGACCGTGCGCCACCATCTGTCGCGCCGCGGCACGGGTCGTGCCAAAACCCAGATGGAAAACGACGTTGTCCAGGCGGGTTTCCAAAATTTGCAACATGTGCTCGCCCGTCACGCCACGACGGCGCAGCGCCTTCTGATAAACCCCGCGGAATTGTCGTTCCAGCAAACCGTAGTAGTAACGCAGTTTCTGCTTCTCCACCAACCCCAGACCATAATCGGTCAGTTTGCGGCGGGATTTCGGACCATGCACGCCGGGCGGATAATTGCGCCGTTCGAGATATTTCGTCGGGCCAAACATCGGAATACCGAAGCGGCGGCTGATGCGAACACGAGGACCTTTGTAACGAGCCATAGCAAATGATTAATTCAAATTTAATTCCGATTTAGACGCGGCGTTTCTTGCGCGGGCGACAACCATTGTGCGGCACGGGCGTCACGTCCTTGATCGAGCTGATGTCCAATCCGATTGCTTGCAAGGCGCGGATGGCTGATTCACGCCCCGAACCGGGACCCT comes from the Verrucomicrobiia bacterium genome and includes:
- a CDS encoding DNA-directed RNA polymerase subunit alpha, with protein sequence MPKRLTKDESSATEVYAKFVAEPFETGYGHTIGNSLRRVLLSSLEGAAITAIKIDGAMHEFATVEGVVEDVTEIVLNLKKLKFKAHTRDEQVLLLSVNKEGTVTAGDIQLNQNIELVNPDEVLCTLDKKKKLELELTVKVGRGFLTGDENKKAGQAIGVIAIDSLFSPVTRVRYAVEAARVGNRTDYDRLVLEIWTDGRITPDDALTQASAILAHHLDVFVGYDKNAVEFEETVDKQDDEKLKLKKLLNMSVNEIELSVRAANCLNNANITTVGQLAMKSESEMLKYRNFGKKSLNEIKDKLVGLGLSLGMTFEPGLIDGAKEESKAL
- the rpsD gene encoding 30S ribosomal protein S4: MARYKGPRVRISRRFGIPMFGPTKYLERRNYPPGVHGPKSRRKLTDYGLGLVEKQKLRYYYGLLERQFRGVYQKALRRRGVTGEHMLQILETRLDNVVFHLGFGTTRAAARQMVAHGHVAVNGRKVSIPSYALKVNDVITVKDTTVSHQMATRALELSTSRAVPDWLALNKDEFKGVVMRVPTREEINPIANEQAVVEFYSR